A DNA window from Hyphomicrobiales bacterium 4NK60-0047b contains the following coding sequences:
- a CDS encoding ABC transporter ATP-binding protein — translation MNSLEITQLNLWYGKQHALKNLSLPIIYPGEVVGLIGPNAAGKSTLLKSLLWPGNAEQVATYNSNDITHISRKKRSQIFGLMTQTPPQASSLTPYELLWSLARALNLPLSNEPLQTTITEQLELFGLREEALKPLESLSGGKRQLVGLTMLLLRSPDIYLLDEPTSALDLHWRLTVLSEMRNIIKSNEKIAIIALHDLNLALKYCDKLILLNNGELIASGKPLEVLTEKTLSEVYQVEAKIESTNYNTQRIEIIAPIKTKK, via the coding sequence ATGAATTCCCTTGAAATCACTCAATTAAATCTCTGGTACGGTAAACAACACGCACTTAAAAACCTCTCCCTTCCAATTATATATCCAGGAGAAGTCGTTGGCCTCATTGGCCCGAATGCAGCAGGTAAATCAACTTTACTCAAATCACTATTGTGGCCCGGAAATGCAGAACAAGTCGCAACTTATAACTCAAATGATATTACGCATATCTCGAGAAAAAAACGCAGTCAAATTTTTGGTTTAATGACACAAACACCACCTCAAGCAAGTTCACTAACGCCTTATGAATTATTATGGAGTTTAGCTAGAGCATTAAATCTACCACTATCAAATGAGCCACTACAAACAACAATCACAGAACAACTAGAATTGTTTGGCCTACGAGAGGAAGCCTTAAAACCACTTGAAAGTTTATCTGGCGGCAAACGTCAGCTTGTTGGTTTAACAATGCTTCTCCTACGTTCACCAGATATTTACTTGCTAGATGAACCAACAAGCGCTTTAGATTTACACTGGCGCTTAACGGTTCTTTCTGAGATGAGAAACATAATTAAATCAAACGAAAAAATTGCAATCATCGCACTGCACGATCTTAATTTAGCACTCAAATATTGCGACAAACTCATCCTTCTTAATAATGGAGAACTCATAGCATCAGGCAAACCACTTGAAGTTTTAACTGAAAAAACACTATCAGAAGTATACCAAGTTGAAGCCAAAATAGAGTCAACAAACTATAATACCCAGCGCATAGAAATTATTGCACCAATAAAAACAAAAAAGTAA